From Permianibacter aggregans, a single genomic window includes:
- a CDS encoding GGDEF domain-containing protein, whose product MEMSALRQRCQPVSAYPSSSEPSSSARQPDPLVRQHWMFGTAQEESLRVVLNHVSEAILLLDQHGRIQLVNPFGEQLFGENRDAMLGKSWADYLEPPFSFEYSELFAQSSAKDLAERIHEHSPKEIMLRRQDGLMVDVDISLSIIPAERPLLVCIMRDLSAYKKEHDELRQLARTDYLTQVANRRAFDEVLFRQWQECSKTHVPLSVLLIDIDHFKQLNDQFGHLHGDQCLRRIASAIKSELPSPRMLAARYGGEEFAVILPGCNETQATALAETIRRKVAALSGGDQDVVNSHPLSISIGVACTVAQHLRDYSALVNMADVALYRAKISGRNRVEYCAGF is encoded by the coding sequence ATGGAAATGTCTGCCCTTCGTCAACGCTGCCAGCCGGTTTCGGCCTACCCCAGCTCCTCCGAACCATCAAGCAGCGCGCGACAACCTGACCCCTTGGTCCGTCAACACTGGATGTTTGGCACAGCTCAGGAAGAAAGCCTGCGCGTGGTGCTGAACCATGTGTCGGAGGCAATCTTGTTACTCGACCAACACGGTCGTATCCAATTGGTGAACCCGTTTGGTGAGCAATTGTTTGGTGAGAATCGTGACGCCATGCTTGGAAAAAGTTGGGCCGACTATTTGGAGCCGCCATTCTCGTTCGAGTACAGCGAGTTATTTGCGCAGTCGTCGGCAAAGGACCTGGCCGAGCGCATTCACGAACACTCACCAAAAGAAATCATGCTGCGCCGTCAGGACGGCCTGATGGTCGATGTGGATATATCGCTGTCGATCATTCCGGCGGAACGCCCATTGCTGGTTTGCATCATGCGAGATCTGAGTGCCTACAAAAAAGAGCACGACGAATTGCGCCAACTGGCGCGCACCGATTACCTGACGCAGGTGGCCAATCGCCGCGCTTTTGATGAGGTGTTGTTCCGCCAATGGCAAGAATGCAGCAAAACCCATGTGCCACTCAGTGTTCTGCTGATTGACATCGACCATTTCAAACAGCTCAATGATCAATTTGGTCATCTGCATGGCGACCAATGTCTGCGCCGCATTGCCAGTGCCATCAAAAGCGAATTGCCATCACCACGCATGCTAGCCGCCAGGTACGGGGGCGAAGAGTTCGCCGTCATTTTGCCTGGCTGTAATGAAACCCAGGCAACCGCGTTAGCTGAAACCATACGCCGCAAGGTTGCCGCATTGAGCGGAGGTGATCAGGATGTGGTTAACAGCCATCCGCTAAGCATCAGTATTGGTGTGGCATGCACGGTCGCTCAGCACCTTAGAGATTATTCGGCCCTGGTCAATATGGCCGATGTTGCGTTATATCGGGCAAAAATATCCGGACGTAATCGAGTCGAGTATTGCGCGGGTTTTTGA
- a CDS encoding helix-turn-helix transcriptional regulator, whose amino-acid sequence MSEFQSTRSEHMPETAEVSQRPWTGQPYSAPTVRAGRLVLNVDTLRLLRHQQCLSQEELADECRQRGISISVASVKRAEAGKPVIFRTARGLARFFSVTVERLFP is encoded by the coding sequence ATGAGCGAATTTCAATCAACACGCAGCGAACATATGCCGGAAACGGCTGAGGTTTCCCAACGGCCATGGACCGGCCAACCTTATTCTGCCCCGACCGTCCGCGCCGGGCGCTTGGTGCTGAATGTCGACACGCTACGACTGCTGCGTCACCAACAATGCTTGAGTCAAGAGGAGTTGGCTGACGAATGCCGGCAGCGGGGCATCAGCATCTCGGTGGCTTCGGTCAAGCGCGCCGAAGCGGGCAAGCCAGTGATCTTCCGTACCGCGCGCGGTCTGGCTCGTTTTTTCTCGGTAACGGTTGAGCGCCTGTTCCCATGA
- a CDS encoding CPBP family intramembrane glutamic endopeptidase, protein MNSRSSVSDNTKVWWCLGLFLLMEIPVRLWLQPDPWLLKPTHWYFMQPMRFFLELGLIVFLVAVIRTMLPQLFVSPRKHLDFLVIGSIGSIVLFGFLEYEQLKASLSVEASYWALWFFTGFCIGVGQELTFRGLLFTSLAKRMNKNLAGLITTIIFVIAPLHSVRMFDLYAGGHLGVVLLLVAIYFAAGFLFQWLRERTGGVIVPGVVHGFGNAITWVAVFS, encoded by the coding sequence ATGAACAGCCGTTCATCGGTTAGCGATAACACCAAGGTTTGGTGGTGCTTAGGTCTGTTCTTATTGATGGAAATACCGGTGCGTTTATGGCTGCAGCCGGACCCTTGGTTGTTGAAGCCAACTCACTGGTACTTCATGCAACCAATGCGCTTTTTCCTGGAGCTTGGCCTGATAGTGTTTCTCGTCGCCGTGATCCGCACGATGCTTCCACAGCTATTCGTCTCGCCCAGGAAGCATTTGGATTTTCTGGTTATAGGCAGTATCGGAAGCATCGTTCTATTCGGTTTTTTGGAATATGAGCAGCTTAAAGCTAGCCTTAGTGTTGAAGCTAGCTATTGGGCGCTTTGGTTTTTCACTGGTTTTTGCATAGGTGTTGGTCAGGAGCTGACCTTTCGAGGCCTGCTGTTCACGTCATTAGCAAAACGTATGAATAAAAATCTCGCGGGCCTTATCACAACGATCATCTTTGTAATCGCTCCCTTGCACTCAGTCAGAATGTTTGATCTGTATGCTGGCGGGCACCTAGGAGTAGTGTTATTGCTTGTAGCGATATACTTTGCAGCGGGCTTTCTTTTCCAGTGGCTTCGGGAAAGAACCGGCGGTGTGATTGTGCCAGGCGTGGTTCACGGCTTTGGCAATGCCATCACATGGGTTGCAGTGTTTTCCTGA
- a CDS encoding type II toxin-antitoxin system RelE/ParE family toxin, giving the protein MIKSFQHKGLELLFRTGSTKGVQAAYANKLRRQLSALDHATKPDDLDLPGWRLHPLKGRAKGRWSLTVNGNWRVTFEFKDGDAYVIDYEDYH; this is encoded by the coding sequence ATGATAAAAAGTTTTCAGCACAAAGGACTGGAGCTGCTTTTTCGTACCGGCTCCACCAAAGGCGTTCAGGCAGCATATGCAAATAAACTGCGGCGTCAGCTTTCCGCGTTAGATCACGCAACGAAACCGGATGATCTGGATTTGCCCGGCTGGCGATTGCACCCACTGAAGGGCCGGGCCAAAGGCCGCTGGTCGCTTACCGTGAATGGTAATTGGCGAGTAACGTTTGAGTTTAAAGATGGTGATGCATATGTCATCGACTACGAAGACTATCACTGA
- a CDS encoding tetratricopeptide repeat protein has translation MTLHALIIMVVLLAPYSLSANETNEASVKAITEAMKHDLDEAEDLVVNALKSAPENAEINFLCGRIMGQQAEDSFISAYSYATKSLNCLKKAVELAPKNIDYRMGLIRFYLGAPAIAGGDEKLAKKQVEEVYKVSRLHGLKAELLYLNELEEAEAYFALLKQAVNEFPNVSEFHYRLGLQLQQQQKYTDAHNSFTKAAALTEESDLKYSLNALYQVGRNAVFSEMNLEQGVGALNQFIEIGQTSPDLPPLAWAHLRLAQLAKLLNEPVMMEQHLKKAMSSDDKELHRIVRQLKRQAEEAA, from the coding sequence ATGACCTTACACGCCCTGATAATCATGGTGGTTCTTCTAGCCCCTTATTCATTAAGTGCCAATGAGACCAACGAGGCTTCAGTTAAAGCGATTACTGAAGCGATGAAACACGACCTGGATGAAGCGGAAGACTTGGTCGTCAATGCGCTGAAATCAGCGCCGGAAAACGCCGAGATTAACTTTTTATGTGGCCGAATCATGGGCCAGCAAGCCGAAGATTCGTTCATCTCAGCCTATAGCTATGCAACGAAATCCCTGAATTGCTTGAAGAAAGCCGTCGAGCTTGCCCCGAAAAATATTGACTATCGCATGGGGTTGATTCGTTTTTACCTTGGAGCGCCCGCTATTGCTGGTGGAGATGAAAAGCTCGCCAAAAAGCAGGTGGAGGAAGTCTATAAGGTCTCTCGCTTGCATGGGCTGAAAGCTGAACTGCTTTACTTAAATGAGCTAGAGGAAGCCGAAGCGTACTTTGCGCTGTTAAAGCAAGCGGTAAATGAATTTCCGAATGTTTCAGAGTTTCATTATCGGCTTGGTTTGCAGCTCCAGCAGCAGCAGAAATATACCGATGCGCACAACAGTTTTACCAAAGCTGCAGCGCTTACTGAAGAAAGCGATCTGAAGTACTCGCTAAATGCCTTGTACCAAGTTGGCCGAAATGCGGTGTTTAGTGAAATGAATCTGGAACAGGGTGTAGGAGCATTAAATCAGTTTATTGAGATTGGCCAGACATCCCCTGATTTGCCCCCGTTAGCATGGGCTCATCTGCGCTTGGCCCAGTTGGCTAAGCTTCTGAATGAGCCTGTGATGATGGAACAACACCTAAAGAAAGCGATGTCCAGCGACGATAAGGAGCTTCATCGTATCGTGAGGCAGCTTAAACGTCAGGCGGAGGAGGCAGCATGA
- a CDS encoding DP-EP family protein — MSLLAKKNLSTVQVSVDFSSGSFSYSGGTDGHGNVTTTSPGDVTYTMTPTTDSSLRFVGAVFLNPSDADIGRIKVVEGGRSLKVFDNYENPNDTISFLLVVQNSANPPQTIISADPQIINHPKPPM; from the coding sequence ATGTCATTACTCGCAAAAAAAAACCTGAGCACGGTTCAAGTATCGGTAGATTTCTCGTCAGGAAGTTTTAGCTATTCTGGCGGTACGGATGGGCACGGAAACGTAACCACCACGTCGCCGGGAGATGTCACTTACACCATGACTCCAACAACAGATAGTTCATTGCGCTTTGTTGGTGCCGTATTCTTGAACCCAAGCGATGCCGATATCGGCAGAATAAAAGTTGTTGAAGGCGGCCGGTCTCTCAAGGTTTTCGATAACTATGAGAACCCTAACGACACCATTAGCTTTTTGTTAGTCGTGCAGAACTCAGCGAACCCTCCACAAACAATAATCAGCGCGGATCCCCAGATAATCAATCATCCAAAGCCACCGATGTAA
- a CDS encoding NERD domain-containing protein, translating to MIVESVFTGLLSSAKYFLPVLVLTLIIRSAWFKGVIGEFVINVSAKLMLDRNVYHLMKDVTLTLEDGTTQIDHIIVSRFGVFVVETKNMRGWIFGDVNKKVWTQKIYRHTNTFQNPLHQNCKHLKALETLLGIDPSKLFSVVVFIGDSTFKTKMPENVTEGGGYIRYIKSKKEVVLSEAEVSDVTNRIQQLRLTPGIKTNLHHVASLNQRKAQTTTNCPRCGAETIVRQIKSGERAGRQFRGCINFPKCRGTLAI from the coding sequence ATGATTGTCGAGTCAGTTTTTACGGGTTTACTGAGTTCCGCGAAATACTTCTTGCCTGTTCTAGTTCTTACACTAATTATCCGCTCGGCTTGGTTCAAAGGGGTGATCGGCGAGTTCGTGATTAACGTGTCCGCCAAGCTGATGCTGGACCGTAATGTTTACCACCTGATGAAGGATGTGACACTAACACTAGAGGACGGCACAACCCAGATTGACCACATCATTGTTTCCCGTTTTGGCGTGTTTGTTGTCGAAACCAAGAATATGCGCGGCTGGATATTCGGTGACGTCAACAAGAAAGTCTGGACCCAAAAAATCTACCGACACACCAACACATTCCAAAACCCTCTGCACCAGAACTGCAAGCATCTGAAAGCCCTCGAAACCTTGCTTGGAATTGATCCAAGCAAACTGTTCTCAGTAGTGGTATTCATCGGCGACAGCACGTTTAAAACCAAAATGCCAGAAAACGTCACGGAAGGTGGCGGCTACATTCGCTACATCAAGTCAAAGAAAGAAGTGGTTTTGTCCGAAGCGGAAGTGTCAGATGTGACCAATAGAATCCAGCAACTGCGCCTAACTCCGGGCATCAAAACCAATCTTCATCACGTCGCCTCTCTGAATCAGCGAAAAGCGCAAACGACAACCAACTGCCCACGCTGCGGCGCTGAAACAATCGTTCGACAGATCAAGTCCGGTGAGCGGGCCGGGAGGCAATTTCGTGGCTGTATCAACTTCCCCAAATGCCGAGGGACACTTGCGATCTAG
- a CDS encoding LysR family transcriptional regulator, with protein sequence MIEERLQGVAVFVEAAEAGSFALAASRLRVTRSAVAKRIARLEQRLGARLFHRTTRQQTLTEEGQAYYEYCKRALSELETAEASLDQTGRDPMGRLRVSAPSLLGQRYVAPILLRMAHRFPKLDLQLWLTDQRVDLLAENFDLAVRIGPLPDSSSLAARKLGTQVFQIYASPAYLQQHGVPQTAGEFASHTAIAYAGTGPDPVWEMLDDRGTRHELNVKRRFRFNDMQAICDAAVAGLGLARLPSWLATPYLPRRQLQVLPARTPVAADVHAVWPATRFLPMKTRVAIDALVAELSKVLQGVNPTT encoded by the coding sequence ATGATTGAAGAGCGTTTGCAGGGCGTGGCGGTGTTCGTCGAGGCGGCTGAAGCCGGCAGCTTTGCGCTGGCGGCCAGCCGCTTGCGGGTGACCCGTTCGGCAGTAGCCAAACGCATCGCCAGGCTGGAGCAGCGCTTGGGCGCGCGCCTGTTCCACCGCACCACGCGCCAGCAAACGCTGACCGAAGAAGGTCAGGCCTATTACGAATACTGCAAACGGGCATTGAGCGAACTGGAAACAGCGGAAGCCAGCTTGGACCAAACCGGGCGCGACCCGATGGGCCGGCTGCGCGTCAGCGCCCCCAGCCTGCTTGGCCAGCGCTATGTGGCGCCGATACTGTTGCGGATGGCGCATCGTTTTCCGAAGCTCGATTTGCAACTGTGGCTGACCGATCAGCGCGTCGATTTGCTGGCCGAGAACTTCGATTTGGCGGTGCGCATCGGGCCGCTACCCGACAGCAGTAGTCTGGCCGCGCGCAAGCTCGGTACCCAGGTGTTTCAGATCTATGCGTCACCCGCCTATTTACAACAGCATGGCGTGCCGCAAACAGCTGGTGAATTTGCCAGCCATACGGCGATTGCCTATGCCGGTACCGGTCCCGATCCGGTGTGGGAAATGCTCGATGACCGTGGCACGCGCCATGAGCTCAACGTAAAACGCCGATTTCGTTTCAATGACATGCAGGCGATTTGCGATGCGGCGGTCGCCGGCTTGGGCTTGGCGCGTTTGCCAAGTTGGCTGGCGACGCCTTATCTTCCGCGTCGGCAATTACAGGTTTTGCCAGCGCGCACCCCAGTGGCGGCCGATGTCCATGCGGTGTGGCCGGCGACACGATTTTTGCCGATGAAAACGCGGGTGGCGATTGATGCCTTGGTAGCGGAGTTGTCTAAGGTATTGCAGGGCGTAAATCCAACCACGTAG
- a CDS encoding zinc-dependent alcohol dehydrogenase family protein: MNAPALKLTPYTQANQAASTYHGYRLRRDGGIESLGQFSAALPPLAEHEVQVRIRAVSLNHRDLLIAGDGSKPGEPVIPVSDGAGEVIAVGSKVKQWQPGDRVMLSFFPDWVDGIAEPSKIQRAFGGSIDGLLRDVAHANEHALVRIPEHLSFEQAATLPCAGLTAWNALLTEGQAQAGDTVVLLGTGGVSVWALQLAKAAGLKVFITSSQDHKLAWAKRQGAEVGINYRDTPEWSKEVLRHTDGLGVKLVLDVGGKNTLNQAIDSIQMGGTVALIGGVSGGFGGELAPLALSAGKKLVGIMVGSRAQLAQLAEFVSQHAIQPVLDKTFPFSEAKQAYRYLASGEHIGKVVITLY; this comes from the coding sequence ATGAACGCACCCGCCCTAAAACTGACCCCGTATACCCAAGCCAACCAGGCGGCCAGCACTTATCACGGCTATCGTCTTCGTCGAGACGGCGGCATCGAGTCGCTAGGCCAATTCAGCGCCGCATTACCGCCGCTGGCTGAGCATGAGGTGCAAGTGCGCATTCGCGCTGTGTCGCTAAACCATCGCGATCTGCTGATCGCCGGTGATGGCTCAAAGCCCGGCGAGCCGGTAATTCCGGTTTCCGATGGCGCCGGCGAGGTGATTGCCGTTGGCAGCAAGGTTAAGCAGTGGCAACCGGGCGATCGCGTGATGCTGAGTTTTTTTCCAGACTGGGTCGATGGCATCGCCGAGCCGAGCAAAATTCAACGCGCCTTCGGAGGCAGCATCGACGGCCTGCTGCGCGACGTCGCGCACGCAAACGAGCACGCGTTGGTGCGCATACCCGAGCACCTGAGTTTCGAGCAAGCCGCGACGCTGCCCTGCGCCGGCCTTACCGCCTGGAACGCGCTGCTCACCGAAGGCCAGGCACAAGCCGGCGACACGGTGGTTCTGCTCGGCACCGGTGGCGTGTCGGTGTGGGCGCTGCAGCTCGCCAAAGCGGCGGGGCTGAAGGTGTTCATCACCTCATCGCAAGACCACAAACTGGCATGGGCCAAACGCCAGGGCGCTGAAGTCGGCATCAATTACCGCGACACACCGGAATGGTCCAAGGAAGTGCTGCGCCATACGGACGGCCTGGGCGTAAAGCTGGTGCTCGATGTCGGTGGCAAAAACACGCTGAACCAGGCGATCGACAGCATTCAAATGGGCGGCACCGTCGCGCTGATTGGCGGTGTCAGCGGTGGCTTTGGTGGCGAGCTGGCACCGCTGGCATTAAGCGCCGGCAAAAAGCTGGTCGGCATTATGGTTGGCAGCCGCGCACAACTGGCGCAACTCGCCGAGTTTGTCAGCCAGCACGCGATACAACCGGTGCTCGACAAAACCTTTCCGTTCAGTGAAGCGAAACAGGCCTACCGCTACCTCGCCAGCGGCGAGCACATCGGCAAAGTGGTCATCACCTTGTACTGA
- a CDS encoding DUF502 domain-containing protein, producing the protein MRAISKRILTGLITILPVVLTLYLLYWLVVSTEALLGNLLRFVLPTGWYFPGMGFAAGLLVAFIVGMLMHTLVVRRLFAQGERAFIRLPVVKSIYLAIRDLLNYFSSAKDNEFQQVVAVSIGDTGMELIGFVTRTDLHELPKEVSERDCVLVYFPMSYMIGGYAALTPRSALRPLNMSMEDAMRFILTAGVTGQRPTPMEKKEPS; encoded by the coding sequence ATGCGCGCCATCAGCAAACGCATTCTGACCGGACTCATCACGATCCTGCCGGTCGTGCTGACGCTCTATCTGCTGTACTGGCTGGTAGTATCGACTGAAGCACTGCTTGGCAATTTGCTGCGCTTTGTTCTGCCGACCGGTTGGTACTTTCCCGGTATGGGCTTTGCCGCCGGTCTGTTGGTGGCGTTTATCGTTGGCATGCTGATGCATACCTTGGTCGTGCGCCGGCTATTCGCACAGGGCGAGCGGGCTTTTATCCGCTTGCCGGTGGTCAAATCGATCTATCTCGCCATTCGTGATCTGCTCAATTATTTCTCGTCGGCGAAAGATAACGAATTTCAGCAGGTCGTCGCCGTCTCGATTGGCGACACCGGCATGGAGCTGATCGGATTCGTCACCCGAACAGATTTGCACGAGCTGCCGAAGGAAGTCAGCGAGCGCGATTGCGTGCTGGTGTACTTTCCGATGAGCTACATGATTGGCGGTTACGCCGCGCTGACACCGCGCAGCGCACTGCGTCCGCTGAACATGAGCATGGAGGACGCCATGCGCTTTATCCTTACGGCCGGTGTAACAGGCCAGCGGCCGACACCGATGGAGAAAAAGGAGCCATCGTAA
- a CDS encoding OmpA family protein — MRRVIAALSTAIALSVSVVHAADVAGGKDHPLLSRYQGSQLDGYQQQDFAVGTFYLAKADAPKKELEMDKPVTVEGQLTKLLYLAPKGKSPLEVHRNYELALKNAGAEIKTSVDGKDAWWEPSKHWRKHYGDMKFQGMWASDVGPFWRDGLYTYAVLKKADSDWHISVLTAQNFQQSETQAAVAIQILEPKAMETGKVLINSAAMKSGIEAEGKIALYGIYFDTGKAELKPESNAQLEQMAKLLKEQPSLNVFIVGHTDNQGKFELNQTLSQRRAEAVVNALVKQHQIAANRLQAKGSANIAPVASNTNEAGRAKNRRVEMVAQ; from the coding sequence ATGCGCCGCGTTATCGCCGCTCTCAGCACCGCCATCGCTCTTAGTGTTTCAGTCGTTCACGCTGCCGATGTCGCCGGTGGTAAAGATCATCCACTGCTCAGCCGCTATCAGGGCTCACAACTCGACGGTTACCAACAACAGGATTTCGCCGTTGGTACGTTTTATCTCGCCAAAGCCGATGCGCCGAAAAAAGAACTGGAAATGGACAAGCCGGTTACTGTCGAAGGGCAACTGACCAAGCTGTTGTACCTCGCGCCAAAAGGCAAGTCGCCACTGGAAGTACACCGCAATTACGAACTGGCACTGAAGAATGCCGGCGCTGAAATCAAAACCTCGGTCGATGGCAAAGACGCCTGGTGGGAGCCAAGCAAACACTGGCGCAAACATTACGGCGACATGAAGTTTCAGGGAATGTGGGCGTCCGATGTCGGCCCATTTTGGCGTGATGGCCTTTACACGTATGCGGTGCTGAAAAAAGCCGACAGTGATTGGCATATCTCCGTGTTAACGGCGCAAAACTTTCAACAAAGCGAAACGCAAGCGGCTGTCGCCATTCAAATTCTCGAACCCAAAGCCATGGAAACCGGCAAAGTGCTGATCAACAGCGCCGCGATGAAAAGCGGCATCGAAGCCGAAGGCAAAATCGCGCTCTATGGCATTTATTTCGACACCGGTAAAGCGGAGCTAAAACCCGAAAGCAACGCCCAGCTCGAGCAAATGGCCAAGCTACTGAAAGAGCAACCGAGCTTGAACGTATTCATCGTCGGCCACACCGATAATCAAGGTAAATTCGAGCTCAACCAAACGCTGTCACAACGCCGCGCTGAAGCGGTCGTCAACGCACTCGTCAAACAACATCAAATCGCTGCCAACCGTTTGCAAGCCAAAGGCTCCGCCAACATCGCGCCGGTCGCCAGCAATACAAACGAAGCCGGACGCGCCAAGAACCGTCGGGTGGAGATGGTCGCGCAATAA
- a CDS encoding HigA family addiction module antitoxin, with translation MARMHNPPHPGETIGEDILPALNLTVTQGAEALGVSRKTLSAIINGRQGISAEMALRIARVFGGSPELWMGMQAAYELWQAEQHFDKNTLTPLHAA, from the coding sequence ATGGCGCGTATGCACAATCCTCCGCATCCGGGCGAAACCATAGGTGAAGACATTCTTCCTGCGCTCAACCTCACCGTCACTCAGGGAGCGGAAGCGCTAGGCGTCAGTCGCAAAACATTGAGCGCCATCATCAATGGCCGGCAAGGAATCAGCGCCGAGATGGCTCTACGCATTGCTCGCGTATTCGGCGGTTCACCGGAATTATGGATGGGTATGCAGGCAGCATATGAGTTATGGCAAGCCGAGCAGCACTTCGACAAAAACACATTAACGCCATTGCACGCGGCTTGA
- a CDS encoding DUF885 domain-containing protein — translation MSSSYQQLVELFHEWRAFEHPPSIAGAPDYTASQFEKRHSEFERLQKRLHAINTETMSRDEHIDWQIVQAEMNGYDFNHRVLKPWVRDPAFYQTLWMEQSDVPDHEGPCNHAIIEVWQYRFPLSKPDAEKLGKALRVFPPLLKQAEQNLTGNARDLWLAGIGNFHQQHQDLLWLKNKTSEHAQLTQTIDAAITANQHFIHWLEKQAPNKTGPSGVGKENYTWSQQHVHLLPFTWQQEVDLLQRELDRAWANLKLEERRNQHLPPLKAASTPEEYAAMADKAATQLMRFLAEKEVMPIKPNMEPALREHLLDFVPEAKRNFFDICRHYDPRGQYCHWYHWFDLAQMRDEPHPSPIRRGPLLYNIWDSKNEGIATGVEEMFMHMGLYDDSPRSREIVWIMLAQRAARGLGSLYAHANEMTMEEASQVHVKWTPRGWMKTEPHLLKFEQHLYLRQPGYGTSYVVGKYLIERLLAQKAEQMESEGKEFVMKEFFREFNGVGCVPVMLANSGRKEL, via the coding sequence ATGAGCAGCAGCTATCAGCAACTCGTCGAACTTTTCCACGAATGGCGCGCCTTCGAGCACCCGCCGTCCATCGCCGGTGCCCCGGACTACACCGCCAGCCAATTCGAAAAACGCCACAGCGAATTCGAGCGCCTGCAAAAGCGCCTGCACGCCATCAACACCGAAACGATGAGCCGCGATGAACACATCGACTGGCAAATCGTGCAAGCCGAAATGAACGGCTACGACTTTAACCATCGCGTGCTCAAGCCATGGGTTAGAGACCCGGCCTTCTACCAAACCCTGTGGATGGAGCAATCCGATGTGCCCGACCACGAAGGCCCATGCAACCACGCCATCATCGAAGTGTGGCAATACCGCTTTCCGCTAAGCAAACCGGACGCCGAAAAGCTGGGAAAAGCCTTACGCGTTTTTCCCCCACTATTAAAGCAAGCCGAACAAAACCTCACCGGCAACGCCCGCGATTTATGGCTGGCCGGCATCGGCAACTTTCATCAGCAGCACCAAGATTTGCTTTGGCTAAAAAACAAAACCAGCGAACACGCTCAACTTACCCAAACCATCGACGCCGCCATCACCGCCAACCAGCACTTCATTCACTGGCTGGAAAAACAGGCACCAAACAAAACCGGCCCCTCTGGCGTCGGCAAAGAAAATTACACTTGGTCACAACAACACGTGCACCTGCTGCCGTTCACCTGGCAACAAGAAGTGGATTTATTGCAACGCGAACTCGACCGCGCCTGGGCGAATTTGAAACTGGAAGAGCGGCGCAATCAACACCTGCCACCACTCAAAGCCGCGAGCACGCCAGAAGAATACGCCGCGATGGCCGACAAAGCCGCCACGCAACTGATGCGCTTTTTGGCTGAAAAAGAAGTCATGCCGATCAAACCGAACATGGAGCCCGCCTTACGCGAACACCTGCTCGACTTTGTGCCCGAAGCCAAACGCAACTTCTTCGACATTTGCCGCCACTACGACCCACGCGGCCAATACTGCCACTGGTATCACTGGTTCGATCTCGCCCAAATGCGCGACGAGCCACACCCAAGCCCCATCCGCCGTGGCCCGTTGCTCTACAACATCTGGGACAGCAAGAATGAGGGCATCGCCACCGGCGTAGAAGAAATGTTCATGCACATGGGCCTTTACGACGACAGCCCGCGTTCCCGCGAAATCGTGTGGATTATGCTCGCGCAACGCGCCGCACGAGGCCTCGGCTCGCTCTACGCCCACGCCAATGAAATGACCATGGAAGAAGCCAGCCAAGTGCACGTCAAATGGACGCCACGCGGCTGGATGAAAACCGAACCGCATTTGCTCAAGTTTGAGCAGCATTTGTATTTGCGACAGCCGGGTTATGGCACGAGTTATGTGGTGGGTAAATATTTGATTGAACGGTTGCTGGCGCAGAAAGCGGAGCAAATGGAAAGTGAAGGGAAGGAGTTTGTGATGAAGGAGTTTTTTCGAGAGTTTAATGGGGTGGGGTGTGTGCCGGTTATGCTAGCGAACTCTGGGAGAAAAGAGCTCTAA
- a CDS encoding TIGR04141 family sporadically distributed protein, with amino-acid sequence MKLKISAVLLKEEVRIADAISNKPDIRSVRFQIDEHTAHLFWRKSQSQPKWIDLFEAVDGINVADFKSENPQAVLALLVEERVICFTFGHARHLIESIKIEKYFGLKVALNISDPELLKSIDKSSIDKVPFQSRSQSSRYVSINEFEFKFDWEILKSITGVVESAERRVRPYILHGCS; translated from the coding sequence ATGAAATTGAAAATAAGTGCTGTACTTCTCAAAGAGGAAGTAAGAATTGCTGATGCGATATCTAATAAACCAGACATAAGAAGTGTTCGATTTCAGATTGATGAGCACACCGCTCATTTGTTCTGGCGGAAAAGTCAATCACAACCAAAATGGATAGATCTATTCGAGGCTGTTGATGGAATCAATGTCGCGGACTTCAAAAGCGAGAATCCGCAAGCCGTGCTGGCTTTGTTAGTTGAAGAAAGAGTGATCTGTTTTACCTTTGGTCACGCACGCCATTTGATAGAGTCAATTAAAATAGAAAAATACTTCGGCCTAAAAGTCGCTTTGAATATCTCAGATCCAGAGCTGCTAAAGTCAATCGACAAGTCAAGCATTGACAAAGTGCCATTCCAATCGAGAAGCCAGTCTTCAAGATACGTTTCGATCAACGAGTTTGAATTCAAATTCGACTGGGAAATACTTAAGTCTATCACTGGCGTCGTAGAAAGTGCAGAGCGCAGGGTCAGGCCTTACATTTTGCACGGCTGTAGTTAA